A genomic stretch from Kribbella jejuensis includes:
- a CDS encoding DUF2690 domain-containing protein has translation MKTLGIVLSTAGLAGVGAFAFSAVPAEAATAANCSGATSIASAPMLRNNQPPSWGTIRLVRDNCSQYWAEITMASPLVANAKANAFLVQSGGGNDGRVLSCDSSGGNGAVIQGQRSCRTPKVKATSGSIKFTAIGREYHNYGGGYEEISENATRRTR, from the coding sequence ATGAAGACACTGGGCATTGTGCTCAGCACAGCCGGCCTGGCCGGGGTGGGCGCGTTCGCCTTCTCCGCGGTCCCGGCCGAGGCGGCAACGGCCGCCAACTGCTCTGGCGCGACATCCATCGCCTCGGCGCCGATGTTGCGCAACAACCAGCCACCCAGCTGGGGCACGATCCGGCTCGTCCGCGACAACTGCTCCCAGTACTGGGCCGAGATCACGATGGCGTCGCCGCTGGTGGCCAACGCGAAGGCCAACGCCTTCCTGGTCCAGTCCGGCGGCGGGAACGACGGCCGGGTGCTCAGCTGCGACAGCAGCGGGGGCAACGGGGCGGTGATCCAGGGCCAGCGCAGCTGCCGGACGCCGAAGGTGAAGGCGACCAGCGGAAGCATCAAGTTCACCGCGATCGGCCGGGAGTACCACAACTACGGCGGCGGCTACGAGGAGATCTCGGAGAACGCCACCAGACGCACACGCTGA